In Anopheles cruzii chromosome X, idAnoCruzAS_RS32_06, whole genome shotgun sequence, one genomic interval encodes:
- the LOC128267351 gene encoding platelet-activating factor acetylhydrolase IB subunit beta homolog: MTSTTVPEICKDLDGDDRWLSIHKRFVAECKEKDPDVMFIGDCVLESLQFTDYWNQQFVPMHCLNFSICTDRTQNILWRLQNGELDNVQPKAVVLHAGTNNIEDTADAVTDGILELVRTIRQKLPDAYIVLPTLLPRGQQPNRLRDKNEQVNRMLRERCVGLCKVQIVSVDGGLIQTDGTISHHDMFDYLNLTNVGCKKVFEPIWDLLHQILTENEKERDLTPSE; encoded by the exons ATGACCTCGACGACGGTGCCTGAAATTTGCAAAGATTTAGACGGAGACGATCGATGGCTGAGCATT CACAAACGCTTCGTTGCCGAGTGCAAAGAGAAGGACCCGGACGTGATGTTCATCGGTGACTGTGTGCTTGAGTCGCTACAGTTCACCGACTACTGGAATCAGCAATTTGTGCCGATGCACTGCCTTAACTTCAGCATTTGCACCGACCGAACTCAAAACATTCTGTGGCGGCTGCAAAACGGTGAACTGGACAATGTGCAGCCGAAGGCAGTGGTGTTGCACGCCGGCACCAACAATATCGAAGACACGGCCGACGCGGTAACGGATGGGATACTCGAACTGGTGCGTACTATACGTCAGAAACTGCCCGACGCCTACATTGTGCTTCCG acGCTGCTGCCGCGCGGCCAACAGCCGAACCGACTGCGTGACAAAAACGAACAGGTGAACCGGATGCTACGTGAACGGTGCGTCGGTCTGTGCAAGGTGCAAATCGTGAGCGTAGATGGTGGCCTGATACAAACCGATGGCACGATCAGTCATCACGATATGTTCGACTACCTAAACTTGACCAATGTTGGCTGTAAGAAAGTGTTTGAACCCATCTGGGACCTGCTGCATCAGATACTAACCGAGAACGAAAAGGAACGCGATCTTACACCATCGGAGTAG
- the LOC128277096 gene encoding uncharacterized protein LOC128277096: MRTRRAQIKLRGHNPPGAGTVAELTLANVGGTQGRAVNISNTWTLPQEGFSVFYRYFRDKISWFEADAVCQFHHANLVTVNNGVQFDSTRAFLKELDVTGAVWIGLMRPENSARFTWISSRTLDASNNGYWAEAIPAIEQPLCAVLDPVRDFRWHALRCGGPETAAFLCELPVPAWAVDCTLTSIPSLTVQYMSDSGTVQLARDCGESGTKHISCQGKQDRDSMVEQLQCSETENLASVLATDSNSNRLLSVQPKDVLVGGAVTTSITGSGDPSMHQQQQPILEHDILTVVSGNDEESSSTGEGNTIEINPNQIEDTVKNVIKQFNLQGMMQNEPMALRGGDEPPSLPSRELEQDANPVVSKKQGYMKKHSLLQSEKKDRYETKTTGDTTRRVSMQRSTHDDAKEAFGMELEEDDDERMLGDQPMADETETQPIDIVQEAVKLTADGDYPMVEPAVMVTTRLAAVTSVPVDGDPSAEPTTPDSRIRRATAAAHRTTSLDEFSEAVSEDLAGATQSSSWTTWPTGEPVTHTTAVSHVLPTTSRKELFTGDHFIPPMLLVKARLIFARPLADPAITSTAAAPSEIATPGTDGVGTASLPTTEHTNGDVTSPSTSSSMVQRDDSGVESKESKGAVVTLDVPTPATIGVKNDPDDVAAAAAAITVTAITTPSIDRVTDTVVSSATEVPPTDTNIGTGNVTAEVATSTREASPFAIASVAGETVSVAPSTTPSRVGSATSSQIETANNSWLPDVAPSAELHHDDEDIVKIEEGNHPTDGEHESVDDGEQLRTSQQPSEVDNMFSNVDNYQPYKPNRHRSLTKQEQHMNHANYIKKILG, translated from the exons ATGCGAACGCGCAGGGCCCAAATTAAGCTGCGCGGACACAAtccgccgggtgccgg GACTGTAGCAGAATTGACACTGGCGAATGTCGGAGGAACGCAGGGTCGGGCA GTAAACATCAGCAACACATGGACCTTGCCCCAGGAAGGATTCTCGGTCTTCTATCGCTACTTCCGGGATAAAATCTCTTGGTTCGAGGCCGACGCCGTCTGCCAATTTCATCACGCAAATCTCGTAACAG TCAACAATGGAGTACAGTTCGATTCAACCCGCGCATTTTTGAAGGAACTCGACGTCACCGGCGCGGTGTGGATTGGATTGATGCGGCCGGAGAATTCAGCGCGCTTTACGTGGAT CAGTTCGAGAACGCTCGATGCGTCCAACAACGGTTACTGGGCCGAGGCGATCCCGGCCATTGAGCAACCGCTCTGCGCCGTGCTCGATCCGGTGCGTGACTTTCGTTGGCATGCACTCCGCTGTGGCGGTCCCGAAACTGCCGCTTTCCTTTGCGAGCTACCAG TACCAGCATGGGCGGTCGATTGCACGCTGACGTCCATCCCGTCGTTGACGGTGCAGTACATGTCGGACAGCGGAACGGTACAGCTGGCGCGGGATTGTGGCGAGTCGGGCACGAAGCATATTTCGTGCCAGGGCAAGCAGGACCGAGACAGCATGGTCGAGCAGCTGCAATGCAGCGAAACGGAGAACCTGGCGTCGGTGCTTGCCACtgacagcaacagcaaccggcTCCTGTCAGTCCAGCCCAAGGATGTTCTGGTTGGTGGCGCTGTGACAACTTCGATTACGGGCAGTGGCGATCCTTCCatgcatcagcagcagcaaccgataTTGGAGCACGACATCCTGACAGTAGTGTCGGGTAACGACGAGGAAAGCAGCAGCACTGGCGAAGGCAACACCATCGAAATCAACCCGAACCAGATCGAAGACACGGTGAAGAACGTGATCAAGCAGTTCAACCTTCAGGGCATGATGCAGAACGAGCCGATGGCGTTGCGTGGTGGTGACGAACCACCTAGCCTACCTAGCAGAGAGCTGGAACAAGACGCAAACCCAGTGGTCAGTAAGAAACAGGGTTACATGAAAAAGCACTCCCTTTTGCAGAGCGAGAAGAAGGATCGCTACGAAACCAAGACGACCGGGGATACGACCCGAAGAGTGTCGATGCAGCGTAGTacacacgacgacgcaaaGGAGGCTTTCGGGATGGAGCTGGAAGAAGACGATGACGAACGGATGCTGGGCGATCAACCGATGGCGGACGAGACGGAAACACAACCGATCGACATCGTCCAGGAAGCGGTGAAGCTAACGGCCGACGGTGACTATCCGATGGTCGAACCGGCTGTCATGGTGACCACCAGGCTAGCGGCCGTCACCAGCGTTCCGGTTGATGGCGATCCATCGGCAGAACCGACTACGCCCGATTCGCGCATCCGACGTGCCACGGCTGCCGCCCACAGAACTACCTCACTCGATGAGTTCTCGGAAGCGGTGTCCGAGGATCTTGCCGGCGCAACGCAATCCTCGTCCTGGACCACGTGGCCCACCGGGGAGCCGGTAACACACACAACCGCGGTCAGCCACGTGTTACCGACCACCTCGAGGAAGGAACTGTTTACCGGCGATCACTTCATTCCCCCGATGCTTCTGGTGAAGGCGCGCCTGATCTTCGCTCGGCCGCTCGCCGACCCGGCCATTACTTCCACGGCCGCCGCTCCGTCGGAGATTGCCACGCCCGGAACAGATGGCGTCGGAACGGCGTCGCTTCCAACAACGGAGCACACGAATGGCGACGTTACGtcgccatcaacatcatcatcgatggTCCAAAGGGATGATTCAGGAGTGGAAAGCAAAGAAAGCAAAGGCGCCGTTGTAACACTGGACGTACCGACGCCCGCAACGATCGGCGTGAAGAATGATCCGGACgatgttgccgccgccgccgccgccatcactGTGACGGCCATCACGACACCGTCCATCGATCGAGTGACGGATACGGTGGTCAGCTCAGCCACCGAAGTACCGCCGACGGACACCAATATCGGCACAGGAAATGTAACCGCCGAAGTTGCGACTTCCACCCGGGAGGCGAGCCCATTCGCAATCGCTTCCGTTGCAGGAGAAACGGTTTCAGTGGCACCATCGACGACACCGTCCCGTGTTGGTTCCGCTACCAGCTCCCAGATTGAGACAGCAAACAATTCTTGGCTTCCGGACGTCGCACCGTCGGCGGAGTTGCACCATGATGATGAGGATATAGTAAAGATTGAAGAAGGAAACCATCCGACGGATGGTGAGCATGAAAGTGTTGACGATGGCGAACAGCTGAGAACTTCGCAGCAGCCTTCCGAGGTGGACAACATGTTTTCCAACGTTGATAACTATCAACCctacaaaccgaaccgacacCGCTCGCTCACCAAACAGGAGCAACACATGAACCATGCAAACTACATCAAAAAGATTCTCGGTTGA